Proteins from a genomic interval of Garra rufa chromosome 4, GarRuf1.0, whole genome shotgun sequence:
- the LOC141334023 gene encoding uncharacterized protein, translating into MTFIKVESEDLKIEETFRDTEEQQTEMFIKEESTDVKTEETFKHGDTEEQTELMVLKEESQELNEMEEINVMTGEELLSNSHTHKTQTRNHKVQKRVHTGKSPFSCEQCGKSFTLKHSLKKHLKIHTREMHSCSQCGKSFTQKQTLTDHMRVHTGEKPFVCDQCGKSFRCREYLNYHMRIHSGEDCFSCRQCEKRFTDRKYLENHVKVHIGETPFLCPHCGKGFTYRANLEDHIRIHSGEKPYTCPQCKRSFTVKGGLTLHMRVHTGERPFVCDQCGKGFASNGNLKTHMRLHSGEKPYTCPQCKKTFAVKGGLTLHMRVHTGEKPFVCDQCGKGFAIIGSLKSHLWIHSGEKPYNIKQY; encoded by the exons ATGAcgtttattaaagtggagagtgaagacttgaagattgaagaaacattcagagataCTGAGGAACAACAAACAGagatgtttattaaagaggagagtacAGATGTAAAGACTGAAGAAACATTCAAACATGGagacactgaggaacaaacag AGCTGATggtgctgaaagaggagagtcaagaactcaatgaaatgGAAGAGATAAACGTAATGACTGGTGAAGAACTCTTAAGTAACTCACATACCCATAAAACACAGACTAGAAACCATAAAGTCCAGaagagagttcacactggaaagagTCCTTTCAGCTGtgaacaatgtggaaagagtttcactttAAAACACAGCCTTAAAAAACACTTGAAAATCCACACTAGAGAGATGCACTCATGctctcagtgtgggaagagttttacacagaaacaaaCCCTTACAgaccacatgagagttcacaccggagagaagccgtttgtttgtgatcagtgtggaaagagcttccgATGTAGAGAATACCTTAATTATCACATGAGGATTCACTCAGGAGAGGACTGTTTTTCATGTCGTCAGTGCGAAAAGAGATTCACAGACAGGAAGTACCTTGAGAATCATGTGAAAGTTCACATCGGGGAGACACCTTTCTTGTGTCCTCACTGTGGAAAGGGTTTCACATACAGAGCAAACCTGGAGGATCACAtaagaattcactctggagagaagccttacacctgccctcAGTGTAAAAGGAGCTTCACGGTGAAAGGAGGCCTCACgctccacatgagagttcacaccggagagaggCCCTTTgtttgtgatcagtgtggaaagggttttgCGAGCAACGGAAACCTTAAAACTCACATGCGgcttcactctggagagaagccttacacctgccctcagtgtaaaaagaccTTCGCGGTTAAAGGAGGCCTTACGCTgcatatgagagttcacactggagagaagccatttgtttgtgatcagtgtggaaagggtttcgcTATTATTGGTAGCCTTAAATCTCACTTGTggattcactctggagagaagccttacaatATTAAACAATATTAG
- the LOC141332946 gene encoding uncharacterized protein: protein MNNSEERQIVLRLARGRVKLRDVRCPECSIVYNNVIKHFESGHPELTAKRVKTHIRELQLMVSVDQLKKLRAQNPPVPMVSHLDDPEEGEERQGTLLPQTPEDCFQLPEPTGFFDGSEPEPAAASASSASPSTSAAGPTAPPRRRAQRRPRKQLLEIKPQLLEALRTRPAAPAPPPRSEDELFLLSLVPSLQRLPPQTKEFVKFQIHKLIYESSSA, encoded by the exons ATGAACAACAGTGAGGAGAGGCAAATCGTGCTGCGCTTGGCCAGGGGGCGGGTTAAGCTACGTGATGTCAGATGTCCCGAGTGCAGCATCGTTTACAACAACGTTATAAAGCACTTCGAATCGGGCCATCCAGAACTGACA gCAAAACGGGTGAAAACCCACATTAGGGAGCTACAGCTGATGGTCAGTGTAGACCAGCTCAAAAAACTAAGAGCACAGAACCCTCCGGTTCCGATGGTGTCTCATCTGGATGATCCTGAAGAAGGGGAGGAAAGACAGGGGACACTACTCCCCCAGACTCCAGAGGACTGTTTTCAATTGCCGG AGCCGACTGGTTTTTTTGATGGCAGTGAGCCAGAACCTGCCGCTGCTTCTGCTTCCTCCGCCAGCCCTTCAACATCTGCTGCTGGACCCACAG CGCCACCAAGAAGAAGAGCTCAGAGAAGGCCTAGGAAGCAGCTGTTGGAGATCAAGCCGCAGCTCCTAGAAGCACTCCGGACCCGTCCTGCAGCTCCAGCGCCGCCTCCACGCTCAGAGGATGAGCTCTTCCTCTTAAGTCTGGTCCCTTCCCTGCAGAGGTTGCCGCCTCAGACGAAAGAATTCGTCaagtttcaaatacacaaattaatttatGAAAGCAGTTCTGCTTAA